The Vitis vinifera cultivar Pinot Noir 40024 chromosome 16, ASM3070453v1 DNA segment TTATATGATTAGGTCGCACAAGGTGCAAAACAAAGGGGGGCATCTAGAATAATTGGTGTTGACATTAATtctgaaaaaatggaaaaaggtaTCACAGGTTTTTCTCTTTCATATTCTTGGATTTTATGATTGAAGCTATTAGAAATTCTTTCCATTGTTAAGGGTCTTCAACTTTTGATGCAGCCAAGGCTTTTGGAATAACAGAATTCGTAAACCCACATGACTGTAATGAGCCTGTTCAACAggtatttcatttcatttaataaGCAATTTTTTGTcagaaatatcaaatattaacaaCAGACCCCAAGGTGGGGCAtccttttgcttttcttttcttttcctcttgcTTCTAAGAAGAGGTGTAGGACATAGGATTGGGTATTGTGGATAAGTTGTCaatgtttctttttctcttgtttctttttcttcttttgggtCAATATAATGCATCCAGTATTAGTGAGGGATAGACAAAAAGAAACATTGGCACCAGCTTTGCCCTTTTCCTGGTCTTATCCCATCTGTTTTATGGGAGTCAGCACAAATTCCAGGACATTAAGAGCATAGTATTAGATTAAAAAGCAACGTTAATAATAAATGCACAATCCATAAAGATGATGGAAGCCCTCTTCCTGGCAACCTATAGCCATAACTTCCTTTGTGTTGTTTGTCTTGTATGTTAAAGAAAACAACATGGTAGGCATATGTTGAGCGCAAATGGTGAATGTTTGttgaaataaaatcaatatgTGCACAtggatatataaaaatttagatGTGTAGAACTAAGATATTGCTGTTCAATATTATGAGGAAGTTTGATTTGTATAACTAAAGTATTAAAATTTCAGGTAATTAAACAGATGACTGATGGTGGGGCAGATTACTCATTTGAATGTATAGGCGATACTGGAATGGTGACTACTGCATTACAATCATGTTGTGATGTAAGTCCTGTGACTCTCTGATCCATGTTTTTTATGTAAGGAAGCTTTACTTGTCAATGTTGACATGTGCTTTTTGTCTTTTCCTGGTTCCCTTAGGGATGGGGTTTGACTGTGACTCTGGGTGTGCCAAAAGTAAATCCAGAAATATCATCTCACTATGGATTATTTCTTTCTGGAAGAACGTTGAGAGGATCTTTATTTGGAGGATGGAGACCTAAATCTGATCTTCATTCATTAGTAGACATGTATATGAGGAAGGTAAGAACCACAATTAATCTTACAGTGGATTTCAGCCTGAATTTTCtcactttatttgtttttataccaTGTCTTGACTTCTGCCTCTCAAAGCTTCACTCCACCTACACTCACCCGATCAGTCGGACATAGCTAGAAAACCTTGGGATGCCCAGGAAATAAAGATTATACTAAGGCCTCATTATATAGCTTTTTGCTTTTCATTTAGCTAGAAACTGAAACAATAAGCAGTCTTGGTATTATGAATGTTTCATTAAACATGAAACAGATTCCCACATAAACAAAAAGGGGCTTTCCTAAAAGACAGCATTCTCTTTACTTCTATTTTAAGTTCTTAAAGCCAGAATAACTTTAAATCATTGAAACACAGACAGTAGCTcttaaaaaaatgcatttggCTTTCAAACAGCCAATCTAAATTGTGCCTAAATTAGAGCTAGCAAAGCCAGACCCAgagtttaatttgttttatggACTGTGTGAAGACCCTGTTCCTTTTTTAGCCTTTTGTATTTGTGTTTACATAATTTTGCATTCTTATTCAAGGACATGGCAGGATGAACCAATAGGCTAATATTACTGTACCTAGATTTGATTCATGTTTGATGATATGACATGACAGTATGAGCCTTTTGCACTATGCTGGGTGGAATGCTCAATTGGAATGGTGCAACATGTCCCATGTGAGCTAATGTATCTCTTAATCTAATTTTTGGAGCGCTCATGAGCCCCTTGGCCTAGGTCCCATTTCTTCATTGACATATAATATTTCATATCTATTGGTATCAAAAGCTTGAAGTGTGTGAACCCATGAAAATCATTGCTGATTTACAGGagcaataaaagaaaaccaTGCACAGTCTGTATTCAGTATGTTTAGGCCTTAATCCATGATAGCTAAACTCTCTTCAAACCCAAAGCTGACAAAGCAGCAAAATAAGTAGAAACTTGAGTACAATTTACCAAGGAAAAGCATAATTCTTAATGCTACTTCTCCCAAAGGAAAGGCTTAATCTTAATGCCTCTTCTGAGAAATTTGAAGGTGATATGCATTGTGTTCTGCTGTAGTTTAACTAGCCAGATAGATGATTGATCATTCCTCATATAAATCCTATCAGTGGATAACATGcttatttttacattttctaaATGCAGGAAATCCAGATTGACGAATTCATCACTCATAATTTGCCTTTTGAGGATATTAACAAAGCTTTTGATCTCATGATGGAGGGGAAGTGTTTGCGTTGTGTTATCCACATGCCAaagtagtttttcatttttttggagCCTCTTAAAAACTGACGAAGAACTATTAATTTTTCCTGGGTTATGAGTTTATATTTGAGCATTCCTTAGTTTTTGATTGTTTGAATGGGAAGGTGGTGTTCGTGGAGGATTATTGAAGTTTATAATGCTACCATTTTTGTTATACTTTCTGCTTGCAAGCCACACTCAGTTTAGTAGATTGCTGAGGCATGACCTCACAACGAGCTCCAAAATGTGATGGAGCTTACCTCATTTGTCTCATCTTCACTGTTAATCTCACTGCCAACTCTCAATGAGGCAAGTAATTGGAAGCTCTAATGGTTATGTCCCAGTGTACATTTCCTCCTGATAATCCAATTACACCATTGAATCTCTCTTGAGAAGTTGATAATTGCATTAGCACACATGCTGATATATCATGAATATGCTTGCTATTTAGTACAGGCTATACATTTGAAATGCCAATCCTCTCTACAATAATTTGCAGATCATCTAGGTCTGAGTCATGTttaagaattttccttttttaatatcttaCTAATGAGCATTGATGTTGATTCATGTTTTGCAATCCTATTCACATTTCTTGATAGTAATTGCTTGCACAATTCTCATTGCAACCCCCAGTGCCAGGTATCAATGACCAAATGTATGTGGAAAGTCATTTTTCGTTGACAACTGGGATTTGATTTGAGGGCTTGCATTTGGCAAATATATGTCAAACATTAAAGATTTGGCAGGGATCAGGGTACTATGGTGTCTTAGCTGAACTACCACCCATTTACAAAAGATCCCCTTTGGCGCTCTTAGCTGAACTACCACCCATTTACTTTGCCTTGCATGTATAGTTATTAGGTGAGGAAGGTGAGACCTTTAGCTTTAGGGACAAATCAAACCCATAAAAAAGTCAAAACAAGTGAACTCGCTTCTATCTATATAATGCCATCAACACATTACCAAAGCCTTTTAGATGAAGTTCACTCCATTCCAAAATTGAGAAAAGGTGCTACAACTGCGTTCCATTGCATAAGAGTCACTGCAGGTATAGACATGCTAATGGCGGATCATCAGAAAATTCATCCGGTTGTGGACCCAGAAGCACCGCCAACAGAGCCTCTAGTCCCTCGTGGCTCATTTAGATCAGAAAAAGGTGACCCATTTCAGCATCCTCCAGATCCTCCATTGCAGCGTACCATTCCAGTCATCCACTCAAAACCACCAAAGAGAAGCTGCTGCTGCAAATGCATGTGTTGGACAATCAGCCTCCTTGTCCTGCTGTTGGTTATTGTTGGAGCCATAGCTGGTGTTCTTTACCTTGTCTTCCAGCCAAAACTTCCCAAGTATTCAGTTGATAGCCTGAGAATAACAGACTTCCAACTCAACTATGACATGACCCTGTATGCTAAATTCGACATGAAGATCAAGGCCAATAACCCAAACAAGAAAATTGGTATTTACTACGAGAAAGGGGGTAAACTGAGTGTTTGGTATACAAACACCAAGCTGTGTCATGGGTCACTGCCAAAATTCTACCAGGGCCACCAGAACACCACTGTGCTCAACGTGGTATTAACCGGGCAAACACAATATGGGAGCACTTTGATGACAGCATTGCAGGAGCAACAACAGAAGAGACGCATACCCTTGGATCTTAAGGTTGATGTGCCAGTGGCAATCAAGCTGGGAAAGTTGAAGTTGAAGAAAGTGCGATTCTTGGTAGAATGCTTGTTGGTGGTAGATAGCTTAAGTGCTAATAACCTGATCAGCATCAGAGCAAGTGACTGTAGGTTTAGACTGAAACTCTAGATCTATCTCACTATACTCCCATTCTTTAGATGGAAGCTCTGTTCTTTATCGTAGCTTGCACTGCCTCCTAAGCTTGTGTAGACATcaaatttcttttcctgtaTGAGAATAAAGTTAAATATTGTAGCAAAACAGAATTGCAGTATATGCAACATACCTTTTCTATACCAAAGATGGGTCAACAACCCGTGGTAGCTTTAAGGCTTTTTAGGTAAAGCCGAAAGAAGAGGGAAACAGGTCATAATAGCTCAAACCCTTTACACAAGGCTAACCTGCTCAGCAAAATCGTGAACAGCCAAGGATGGTTTAACAACTTATCTGCAAATGCAAAACCGACAATTGACTGCCAATTTGACTATCAAATGCTTCTATTGACAATAGGGGCTCTCCATGAAAGCATGTGTTGTTTGTACATATAAGTCACTAATTGCCAGTTAAAGCCCGTGGTCTATGCTCAATGGTAAACAGAGACATCCCAGTCTGCGAAATGGCTCTCACAAATGCCATGTTTGCTGTTAAAGTTGGGGCATGCCAGTAATCTCCAGTGCCAAAAACAACCTTGTTCTTCAATGCTAGCTTTCTTGTGGTCGGGAGGCCCATCATGCGTGCTGAAGGACTATCAGGCACAACCCTGTTCAATTCTCAAGTCTATTAGTGCAggaaaataagaatattatcCATTTATCATGAACTAGAGCATATGCAATTCAAGAACAAATGTTAGCAAGCGGGTGGGAAATCATAGTTTTATggttgaatttaaaaaaaaaaaatgaaacaaaaaatcgAATTCcagtttaaattataaaatgcactcaaaatggaaatattatagaaattccaattttaattatcaaaaatatgtttaaacaTGGTTTCCAATATTGCTTGTAAGAAAACCCAAGTCCACTGATGACGATCTTAGGAAGGTTCCATCTGAATTCCTAGGATGAAATAATTCACTCTTATTACAATGAGATCCAAGCACATCCATTTGAGTTTCTGGTAatgctaggattcaaatctacTTACTATTAGCCTAAAGGGCAAGGTGATAGGTTGATCCATGATGATATTGAGAACTTAGACTTGGGGGAATTCAGTGTTTAGGTCATCAATTCATCAAACAGGATATAGCTTCTGTAAATCAACTGACATCTGGCCGTACAAGGAGACCTCACTGTTACACCATATCAAACCCAACCAGAACCTATCAAACACAAAAGTAATAAACCCTTTTTTGTCGAGAAACCAATTAAAATACTAAACCAGACTGAAATGTTTAGAAACACTACAATGACTTGTTCATTACAAGAATGCTTCTAGAACACATGCAAAAAATTACAAgccttaaaagaaaattgtatACTACCTTTATTCATTATGACTAGGGGCTTAATCCATGATAAAGAAATCCTAATTTTGACCTCTAACCTAGCATTAAGCAGAAAAATGAATAGAAAGCTTGAGTGGCACACTGAGAAGGTCAACCATAAGGTTGTGATGGCAACACAAAACCAGAAGCTCAAAAAGACACCTCCACATCCTTTGTTCTGGATCCTTGGCACTAATACCAAATTGCAACTCTATCAAACAAAAGCTCACAACATGATTAATAGCCTTATGTACCACATTTCCATGTATGGCAATACCTGGTAGGAAGAGAAATAATAGTCAAAAACATCCATGAATATCTATAGAAACTTGAAGAATATAACTGTCACTCTCAAAGAAAAATATCCAGACATTATTGACAAACACCCCCTCTGATAAGTTCTGACAAGACATAAAAACAATCGTGCCTGGAAGCATCATATCCAAAAAGCGCATACAACTCATACTTCAGTTGACCTCTGGCATTGCTGCAAATGAGACATGATATCCTCATCATGAAACAAGTAATCCTCCATCCATCACAGTTGCTTCAAACttataataataacaacctTCTTAATCAGCTTGACCCTACATaagattccttttttctttttcttttttataggcttggtttttttccattttttagtAGGCTTTTTCTCTACCCACATGAGTTACATTCCAGGCTCCCTGCATCATTTTTAGGAGCACCTTCAATATCTAAAAAGATCTCTCCTGCACGTAAACTTCACTCATAATTTCTGTCCCGAAGCTCATCCAAACACTGTTACCTATTCTTCTTCTGATGCATGAAATCTCTATAAAAATCCAGTTGTGACCATTCCTCACATTCTAATGCACCCTCAAAAGCAGAGTGATTaatttctttaacttaaaagcCCACAGTCAATGATGGAGAGCCCAAAATAGGGATTTACCCAATTATCATCCAGTAACCTTAATAAACAACTACAGTGAACCCATAAATTAGAGAATTTGAACGCCATAGAACAAGATGACATGACATTTAGTAAAACTGGTAGAACAGTATAACCTCACTTAAGACTCTGCTAGTTGTCCATCATACGCAAGCATGTGTTCAATTTAAGATAAGAAAGAAAACGTATAAATAGCCAAAGTTTCTATCCAAAAATCATATAACAAGTGGATCAAACCTGTAAAACATAAGCAAAGTCTCAACTGTTAATAATAGCAAAATCATAATCCCTTGATACAACCAAgtatatatagtattttataaatgaatattacTTTCTGTGAAACCAATGAAAGTACAAAGAATCAATGTCCATGATCAAGGGGGTAAAAGAAACCTACAAAAGACTCAAGGGATCTTGCCATAATGTATCCCAGCTGATGATCTAGGGGGTAAAAGCAAGGTGCCTCTTGTCAAGGACATGTGTGAAATACCACTTGAAAGTTGCCTTTTCCCAAGACAAGTAGTCTTGTCAGAGGAGAGTACCTCAAGATGACAGTAGGGGTAAGGACAGGACTGTCTAAGCAAAAAATAGGTTGTTGGACCTTCAAGAATATGGTTATCACCGACAATGACATGAATACTAATGTGCATGTAGATTAAGAATCAAACATTCTCCGGTGATATGCATTTCATAATCATATGGACTCTGATTGCTCTCAAAATTATTGCAGACCAAacaaaattgttcaaaaaaggAACTAAACAGTTGAACAAACTCACATGAGGCACTTCAGTAATTGATCAGCTCTCAACTTTTCATTGGGCCCTCCACACATTGATACCAGCTCTTTGAACTCTGAATGAACAGTTTCACATATGATACCTCTTTTTCCAGATGTTAACCCAGACAGTTCCACATGTATTGGATTCTGAATTTCCGACAACACCTGACAAGAGATCAAGACAAGCTTTATTCCAACTGCATATGGATTCTAGGGGTGTTGCATCCGAGATAACAGAGAACATGGTTGAGAAGTACACTAATCATTCATGAATGATAAAAGAAGTGTCCTGTGGCACCCTGAAAACACAGAGATCAACTGGAGAGGGAAAAAGAAATGGTCTATACTCTCAGACTCTCAGTTAACCAATGCCTGTCCAACttgtctattttttattctttttcaacAGAAATTTTGCCTCATCCAACTACCCACCCAACAACAAACGAATGAACAAGAATGGCTTAGGTCATCATTAGCGCCAAATAATTGGAGAACCCACAAAAGGTACTCAAGGTGGCTTACTTgggcaaaatttaaaaaatgtttatgcTTTGTAATCATGACATAGAAGAAATTATTTCTTACCTGTGCAATAACAAATTTATAGTTGCCCTTAAAGCGCAGCCTCATTTCAGTCTCTGGTGCAGCCAGAAGTTTCTCAGTACCACCATTACTGATTCCCGATACAACAGCAATCAAAGCAGTTGTGTCAAAATTGATCAGATCATCTTGACCTAAAAGGGTCTCCACTCCTTCTGCATGCAAGCAGCAAAATTTCATTCCCAAAAtgagagaagagaaagaagcaCCCAAGCTTATATCAATGTGCTTCTCAGGGATCTGTGTTCCAACAGCATCTGGGGGTGAGTCCTTGACGTCATAGACTAATACAGAGGGGCTGACATGATCAACCTTTATTTCAAGGATGCATGCCCCTCGATATGATCTGGCAAATACATTTATCCACTCACTTTCTGGTTCCtccaaaaaatcaaaactacaaTCAGGAAACTCTACTGCACACTCATAGGCCCCAAATTCACCTTGAAGCTTCTCACAAATACATTGGTCAAGACCATTAGAGAAGAAAAGAATTACAGATGAAGGCTTCAATGTGAGTGAGGATCGGGCTGCATCAAGGACTTGTTGGATTCGGGTTCTTAACCCCTTATTACCAGAACACTCATCCCAAGAAACATACTTCGGATTCCTATCAGACACAATAAACCAAACTGGGTTTCTATTGAGAGTGCACACTATATCAAGATAGACACCCTTTGCAGCACCACAATCACTTTTCTCACCATTTCCAATTGTGGGTGATAGGGGAAACAGCTTGCAGACCCGCGACACTCCGGTGATGAAAGGCTGCTCAAGAATGTGAACCACAGCCTCCAAATGACTAATGTTGACACTGCCACAATTGCACTACATTAATGTTTCCTCATTCATTCAACAACCCTCCATTTCTTCTCTCAAGTACACAAAGCAAATATAGATAAAATTCCAAAGCACCCATACCTCACATAGACAATCTCAAAAGCCAGAACTATAGCAAATCCAgaacataaaagataaaaagaaacaaaaagcaaatATCGAGAAAATTCCAAGCACCCATGCGACACAGAGACTCAAAAGCCAAAACCCATATAGGgcaaatgaaaattgtaaagtTACCTGAGGGGGAGGGATTGGTGGAGATGAGTAGAGGAGAGGAAATTAAGCTCAGAGCTGGCCAATTTGAGGAGAGTGCCCTTGCAGGAAGCTGTGATTTTGGAGGTATCCAGCCTTTCTACTCTCTCCATCACCCTTGTGCATCTCTTCTTCGCTTCTTCAATCAACTCCATCTCTTCCATCCCTCCTATATTTCCACACTTGCTTTCAACCCAATCACACACCCTCCCTGCTCATGCCCACGAATCCAAAACTAATCAATTTTCTCTATTCATTCTCTCATAAATTTTGTATTCCTTTACGCccatttcaagttttttttttttttttttttttcaattttcaaatatggggtggaaataaaaattttgtgtttaattttatctttaaaaagccattaaattttattggcCTTTTGGCTTTTActgaatatattaaatttaataaacttttatatatgTGCATTAAAAgaacttttatataaatcatttaaaatatatatatatatatagttatattcaaataaaatttaaaattttagatttcaaTCAACTTATAGACTAATTTAAGAAAATGTGTCACCGTCATTcctttaaatatgaaaaatataataaaaaatatttgaattttaaatattttttcttaattctttatatatagaaGAATCATCCTCTGCCCTCTTTCCTCTAGTTTTTTCATTCTACTTTCCTAGTAAAAACCCTAAGGCGAGGGCTTGGTTAATTCATCGTTGTAAGGCAGGTTAGTTTGTGAAAATCTTTCAATCTctctttaataattaataattcatAAGTTTAGGGTTTTTTGGGCCTAAATCCAATTTCAATTCCTAGTTACAATGTAGAATTCGATCATTGATTTCATTCGGAAAGAATTCAATTTTATGCTTGTGTTTGGTGTAGGTGAAAGTGATGGGCGAAGAAGAAGAGTCGATTGAGCAAGCGGCTGCTGTGCGGCGCGAGAGGCTGAGAGCTCTGAAAGCAGCGCAAGAGCTCCTCAGTGCTCCTGAGGACCAAGATAAGCCTGACGATGCTAATCCCACTATGGAAGAAGAGTGAGCATTTACATATAAATTCTATATGTTTTCTGTCTTGCAAGCAAAGCTGTCATCTAGGGTTTTGTTGATGCTTTAGAAGCGAAGCTTAATTCAACGCTAGGGCTCTATTGGCTTAGCAGGAAACTTGTGGTGGAAAATTGACGGAAATTTTGGTACGGGAAATGATTTGAAAATGGAGGCCATGATTGTGTTGAACATGGTTGGTTGGTTTccaagaagaggaaaaataaaatgtcacggaaaaaaaaaaacgaaaagaagTCTAGGAAAGtgtttcaagaactgttttcagAAAATGCTGGTATATTTTTGTTCTCgagaactttttttttgtttttttgtttttttgataggtagtgTTTTTTGAAGATCATGtttgttgttttcattttttgagaatGGAAATATTATGGaaattaccattttaatttttgtaaccAAATTTATCATTTCCCTTTGCAGTTCCTTCAATGGTTGAAGTGCTTACATTTCTTAAAACATGACAAGAAGCTATGTTAATTTTAAGTGAGCAATGTGGGGAATGTAGTTGTACGAAGCCTATTAGGGTTCATTTTTCATGATATTCCAGCACTAGTAAACATTATCCGCCAATTGCTATTCCCCACAGCCCCCATCTTAATTAATCATCTCTTGGAATGATCTTTCTTCGACTTTACTTCCTAAGGTTCAGATGGTGCCATTAATGCATTGGTATTGCAAGCTGCATAGGTGTGTGTCATACAGCTTATACTTTGCAATTGGTTTGCTTTTGTTGTGTAtacatgttattttttagtCATAGGCACAAGGAGGTGATATTAGAGGAATGTAACATAGTTTGGGCAGAACATGTTAAGAAATAAAGCATGAACAAAATGTGGGCATGCTTCCATGGCACACAGATAGGGTTGAAGTATCATGATTTATGATACATATATTCTATGGCAGGTTCTCTCATCTTCATCTGTTTGTGTTTTATAGATCAAGTGCCCCTTGGTACTAACTAGTGAGGGGAAACAATTAAGCATCAATGCATCACATCTAAAAACTAGTGTTGAAAAGATCCAGCTTGGATGTAAATTGATGCAATGTTCTGACTAATTTTAATATCATTCATCAAGGCTTGCCCAACTTTCTGACATAAGGCAATACTTTGTTTGTTTGACCATTTCAATTTAGTGAGAGCCACACAATGTGTTAACCAGTAACCATAGTTATCTTGGGTAGATGGTAACTTGTGGGTACACTTTTAAAATCTATGAATGTATTTATATCTGAGCCTGTATCTCCAATGTCATCAAGCATCAttgtgtatttattttttttcataggcaaataagaatattattAACAGTGTCTAATAAAAAAAGCACACTGAAGTACGCAAGGAACATACAACGGTGCCAAAATGACAATGAGTAGGACAAAGTAATAAAAGGCACCTTGATCCCATCAAAAAGCatccaaccaatcaacaaatcCTATAATGGACATAGAGGCTTCATTTTAAAACTTTCTAACCCAAAGCCAAAGAGATCATAAGAAAGAGTTTTTGAGAGCTTGATCGATTTGTTCCACATTGACAAATGCTCTATGATTCCT contains these protein-coding regions:
- the LOC100249528 gene encoding NDR1/HIN1-like protein 6, giving the protein MPSTHYQSLLDEVHSIPKLRKGATTAFHCIRVTAGIDMLMADHQKIHPVVDPEAPPTEPLVPRGSFRSEKGDPFQHPPDPPLQRTIPVIHSKPPKRSCCCKCMCWTISLLVLLLVIVGAIAGVLYLVFQPKLPKYSVDSLRITDFQLNYDMTLYAKFDMKIKANNPNKKIGIYYEKGGKLSVWYTNTKLCHGSLPKFYQGHQNTTVLNVVLTGQTQYGSTLMTALQEQQQKRRIPLDLKVDVPVAIKLGKLKLKKVRFLVECLLVVDSLSANNLISIRASDCRFRLKL
- the LOC100254610 gene encoding uncharacterized protein LOC100254610; the protein is MEEMELIEEAKKRCTRVMERVERLDTSKITASCKGTLLKLASSELNFLSSTHLHQSLPLSVNISHLEAVVHILEQPFITGVSRVCKLFPLSPTIGNGEKSDCGAAKGVYLDIVCTLNRNPVWFIVSDRNPKYVSWDECSGNKGLRTRIQQVLDAARSSLTLKPSSVILFFSNGLDQCICEKLQGEFGAYECAVEFPDCSFDFLEEPESEWINVFARSYRGACILEIKVDHVSPSVLVYDVKDSPPDAVGTQIPEKHIDISLGASFSSLILGMKFCCLHAEGVETLLGQDDLINFDTTALIAVVSGISNGGTEKLLAAPETEMRLRFKGNYKFVIAQVLSEIQNPIHVELSGLTSGKRGIICETVHSEFKELVSMCGGPNEKLRADQLLKCLMVVPDSPSARMMGLPTTRKLALKNKVVFGTGDYWHAPTLTANMAFVRAISQTGMSLFTIEHRPRALTGN